The Ignavibacteria bacterium genome window below encodes:
- a CDS encoding permease, with protein MNRDSHLTEAVRFFIYEVPKVLLLLVLIVFAVGIIRTYFSPERTRKMLEGKSLFTGNVLASILGIVTPFCSCSAIPLFLGFIESGVPLGVTFSFLIAAPMINEVALVLLFGLFGWQTALLYMSTGLIIAMFSGYVIGRLRLERYVEDWVYQVKAGKLELSEAKPLFTERITSGFEAVREIVSKVWIYIVLGIAVGAGIHGYVPENFMAGLMGKSAWWSVPLSVMIGVPMYSNAAGIIPIVQALLEKGASLGTVLAFMMSVIGLSLPETIILKKVLKLPLILTFIGVVALGIIIVGYLFNLVY; from the coding sequence CAAGGTTTTGCTTCTTCTGGTGCTGATTGTTTTTGCCGTGGGTATAATAAGGACGTACTTCTCGCCGGAAAGGACAAGAAAGATGCTTGAGGGGAAATCCCTTTTTACCGGTAACGTTCTTGCCAGCATTCTGGGTATTGTAACTCCTTTCTGCTCTTGTTCGGCTATTCCGCTTTTCCTTGGTTTTATAGAGTCAGGCGTTCCTCTTGGCGTTACATTCTCGTTTCTGATTGCAGCTCCCATGATAAATGAGGTCGCTCTGGTGCTTTTGTTCGGGCTCTTCGGCTGGCAGACAGCCCTGCTTTACATGTCAACAGGACTCATAATTGCAATGTTCTCAGGCTACGTAATAGGCCGCCTCAGGCTGGAACGGTATGTTGAGGACTGGGTCTATCAGGTCAAAGCCGGGAAGCTTGAACTCTCTGAGGCAAAGCCTCTTTTTACAGAAAGGATTACCTCAGGCTTTGAGGCTGTAAGGGAAATTGTATCGAAGGTTTGGATCTATATAGTTTTAGGTATTGCCGTAGGCGCCGGAATTCACGGATATGTGCCTGAAAACTTTATGGCAGGCCTTATGGGCAAAAGTGCCTGGTGGTCGGTGCCATTATCGGTTATGATAGGTGTGCCGATGTACTCGAATGCCGCAGGAATAATTCCAATAGTGCAGGCGCTTCTTGAAAAGGGGGCATCGCTTGGCACTGTACTGGCATTTATGATGTCTGTAATCGGGCTTTCTCTTCCTGAAACGATAATACTTAAAAAAGTATTAAAGCTTCCTCTTATCCTGACATTTATCGGGGTTGTGGCTTTGGGAATAATCATTGTAGGCTATCTGTTTAATCTGGTCTATT